A genomic segment from Cygnus atratus isolate AKBS03 ecotype Queensland, Australia chromosome Z, CAtr_DNAZoo_HiC_assembly, whole genome shotgun sequence encodes:
- the ATG12 gene encoding ubiquitin-like protein ATG12, which translates to MAEDGEQAAVSPQGEAGEEAAESGAAAAAAGAADPVPPAAGSPGTEEPAADAKKKIDVLLKAVGDTPIMRTKKWAVERTRTIQGLVDFIKKFLKLMASEQLFIYVNQSFAPSPDQEVGTLYECFGSDGKLVLHYCKTQAWG; encoded by the exons ATGGCGGAGGACGGGGAGCAGGCGGCGGTGTCGCCGCAGGGGGAAGCCGGGGAGGAGGCTGCGGAAAgcggggctgcggcggcggcagcgggcgcTGCCGACCCGGTGCCTCCCGCGGCCGGCTCGCCGGGCACCGAGGAACCCGCCGCCGACGCCAAGAAGAAAA ttgACGTGCTGCTGAAGGCCGTGGGCGACACCCCCATCATGAGGACCAAGAAGTGGGCCGTGGAGCGCACCCGCACCATCCAGGGGCTCGTCGACTTCATCAAGAAGTTCCTCAAGCTGATGGCCTCCGAGCAGCTG tttATATACGTAAACCAGTCTTTTGCTCCATCTCCAGACCAGGAAGTTGGAACCCTCTATGAG tgtTTTGGAAGTGATGGCAAGCTGGTGCTGCATTATTGCAAAACCCAGGCATGGGGGTGA
- the CDO1 gene encoding cysteine dioxygenase type 1, whose amino-acid sequence MEQPVQTEMWKARSLEELVRILHRLFAEDKVSVEEVQALMESYESNPEEWLQYAKFDQYRYTRNLVDNGNGKFNLMILCWGEGHGSSIHDHTDSHCFMKILQGNLKETLFEWPEKKGNGEMTKKSERVLRENQCAYINDSIGLHRVENISHTESAVSLHLYSPPFDSCNTFDQRTGHKHKVKMTFYSQFGERTLCATAVPQENN is encoded by the exons ATGGAGCAGCCGGTGCAGACGGAGATGTGGAAGGCGCGGAGCCTAGAGGAGCTGGTGCGCATCCTGCACCGGCTTTTCGCCGAGGACAAAGTCAGCGTGGAGGAGGTGCAGGCGCTGATGGAGTCGTACGAGAGCAACCCCGAGGAGTGGCTGCAGTACGCCAAGTTCGACCAGTACCG GTATACAAGAAATCTTGTGGACAATGGAAATGGAAAGTTCAACTTGATGATCTTGTGCTGGGGTGAAGGGCATGGCAG CAGCATCCATGATCACACTGATTCACACTGCTTTATGAAGATCCTCCAGGGAAATCTAAAGGAGACTCTGTTTGAATGGCCTGAGAAAAAAGGGAATGGTGAAATGACTAAGAAATCAGAGCGAGTTTTGAGAGAAAATCAATGTGCCTATATTAATG ACTCCATTGGCCTGCACCGTGTGGAGAACATAAGCCACACAGAGTCTGCCGTCAGCCTGCATTTGTACAGCCCGCCCTTCGACAGCTGCAACACCTTTGACCAGAGGACTGGACACAAGCACAAAGTTAAGATGACCTTCTACAGCCAGTTTGGAGAAAGGACTCTCTGT